The following proteins are co-located in the Xyrauchen texanus isolate HMW12.3.18 chromosome 41, RBS_HiC_50CHRs, whole genome shotgun sequence genome:
- the LOC127634389 gene encoding cadherin-7 has protein sequence MSVQLLEGGVGRASWEVLKTITRCINAVLSVLIIVLMLLMVSMLRRQKVPLFLEDERDVRENIVQYDDEGGGEEDTEAFDMVALRNLNVIRDSTVRCDVTPEMPSFYMYPASSTSRTSLKTLPDHVVFREFIWDRLKAANMDPSAPPYDSLQTYMFEGSGSVAESLSSVESLSSDSEQRYDYLSHRGPHFKKLSDLYGNLEGSSIFS, from the exons ATGTCTGTACAACTGCTGGAGGGAGGGGTGGGAAGGGCCTCGTGGGAGG TGCTAAAAACAATTACTAGATGTATCAATGCAGTTCTCAGTGTACTTATTATTG TTCTGATGCTGCTGATGGTGTCGATGCTTCGCAGACAGAAGGTTCCTCTGTTCCTCGAGGATGAACGAGATGTGCGCGAGAATATCGTTCAATACGATGATGAAGGGGGAGGGGAGGAAGATACAGAAGCTTTCGATATGGTTGCCTTGCGCAACCTCAATGTAATTCGTGACTCGACGGTCCGCTGTGATGTCACTCCAGAAATGCCCTCTTTCTACATGTACCCAGCTTCGTCTACATCCAGGACCTCTCTCAAAACACTTCCTGACCACGTAGTTTTTCGAGAGTTTATCTGGGACAGACTGAAAGCAGCAAATATGGATCCCTCAGCGCCGCCGTACGATTCCCTACAGACGTATATGTTTGAGGGAAGCGGCTCAGTGGCTGAGTCTCTAAGTTCGGTGGAATCATTAAGCTCAGATTCAGAGCAGCGTTACGACTACCTCAGCCACCGGGGGCCGCACTTCAAAAAACTGTCTGACCTGTATGGCAATCTTGAAGGAAGCAGTATATTCTCGTAG